One Syngnathoides biaculeatus isolate LvHL_M chromosome 4, ASM1980259v1, whole genome shotgun sequence DNA window includes the following coding sequences:
- the rtn4r gene encoding reticulon-4 receptor codes for MKTFIADVRRLLVLVVWLNFAPQSNSCPAKCVCYSEPRPTVACQQQGLFSIPTEIPVRSQRIFLQSNKLTVVRSTSFSSCQNLTVLWLYSNNISYIESGAFYGLEKLEELDIGDNSNLRTISPTAFRGLTKLHTLHLHSCGLSELPVGVFRGMFSLQYLYLQDNNILTLHDDTFLDLANLTYLYLHNNKIKIVTDNMFHGLINLDRLLLHQNRVMFVQPRAFSDLAKLKSLFLFFNNLTVLTGETMDPLITLQYLRLNGNQWICDCRAKTLWEWFKRFKGSSSELECDVPEFLAGKDLKRLKSEDLEGCVETPQIQTNLFTSKAQSGKFPSTENPLGDAIPRCCLGDNDKSSILSGKSRQITNNPLKEKENMSKTKFKDPERMKNDTQNKQNDGPLGTLSNNLDKSLENMNPNLINSLESSTTSNKKKKKCSKKPRPDTHCIKGRGTTLQILRFLLIPTIWISLAMS; via the coding sequence TTCGGAGACTCCTGGTTCTGGTTGTGTGGCTGAACTTTGCACCTCAAAGCAACAGCTGCCCTGCTAAGTGTGTGTGCTACAGTGAACCCCGGCCTACTGTGGCATGCCAGCAACAAGGACTCTTTTCCATCCCTACTGAGATTCCTGTGCGGAGCCAGCGAATCTTCCTCCAGAGCAATAAACTGACAGTAGTGAGGTCCACAAGCTTCAGCTCTTGCCAAAATCTCACCGTACTGTGGCTCTACTCAAACAACATTAGCTACATAGAGTCCGGTGCCTTCTATGGTTTGGAGAAACTGGAGGAACTGGACATTGGGGACAACAGCAATCTTCGTACAATCAGCCCAACAGCCTTCAGAGGTTTAACTAAGCTGCACACACTCCACCTGCACAGTTGCGGTCTGTCAGAGCTGCCCGTTGGGGTTTTCAGAGGAATGTTCTCCCTACAGTATCTTTACTTGCAGGATAATAACATTCTAACCCTGCATGACGACACATTTCTGGACCTTGCCAACCTTACCTATCTCTACCTGCACAATAACAAGATCAAGATAGTAACCGACAACATGTTCCATGGTTTAATCAATCTCGACCGCCTGCTGCTACACCAGAACCGTGTAATGTTTGTCCAACCAAGGGCTTTTAGTGATCTGGCTAAGCTGAAAtccctctttttgtttttcaacaaccTCACAGTCTTGACGGGAGAAACAATGGATCCGCTCATCACACTCCAGTACTTGCGCCTAAATGGTAACCAGTGGATTTGTGACTGCCGAGCCAAGACCTTGTGGGAGTGGTTCAAACGTTTCAAGGGTTCCAGCTCTGAGTTGGAGTGCGATGTTCCTGAATTCCTCGCAGGAAAGGATCTGAAACGGCTGAAGAGCGAAGACTTGGAGGGATGTGTGGAAACGCctcaaatccaaacaaatctCTTCACCTCTAAGGCCCAGTCTGGGAAGTTCCCATCCACTGAAAATCCACTTGGGGACGCAATTCCCAGGTGTTGTCTAGGAGATAACGACAAGTCATCTATCCTGTCTGGCAAGAGTCGCCAAATTACCAATAACCCCCTGAAGGAAAAGGAGAACATGtctaaaacaaaatttaaagatccagaaagaatgaaaaatgacacCCAGAACAAGCAGAATGATGGACCTCTTGGTACCTTATCCAACAACCTGGACAAGTCTTTGGAAAATATGAACCCTAACCTTATAAACAGTCTAGAATCTTCTACAAcctcaaacaaaaagaaaaagaaatgctccAAGAAGCCCAGACCAGACACCCACTGCATTAAAGGTCGGGGTACTACATTGCAAATACTGCGTTTCCTCCTCATTCCCACGATCTGGATCTCTCTAGCCATGTCTTAG